A window of Streptomyces sp. DG1A-41 contains these coding sequences:
- a CDS encoding helix-turn-helix transcriptional regulator, giving the protein MAVDSAQSDEPQDGAAFLGREVRCCRELAGITQKALGEKTGYTRSYVARVESGSLLASEDFVEACDREFGTSGYLTRLRQRLAEGGHPRWFVPYLQLERSATELLDYSNALIMGMLQTSDYATAVFKATRPRESEDEIKSRVELRIRRRDVMDRTSPPLLWVILHESCLRTVVGGPEVMRGQMSQLLVDAESPHVTIQVLPFKAGAPASSLPFTLITQDGEPTVLYGETRGLGHVNDSATAVAEASITYDRLRAAALSPNDSASMIREAMEGYTS; this is encoded by the coding sequence ATGGCCGTTGATTCTGCTCAGTCTGATGAGCCTCAGGACGGAGCTGCGTTCCTCGGCAGGGAGGTCCGGTGCTGCCGAGAGCTCGCCGGCATCACGCAGAAGGCACTTGGCGAGAAGACGGGCTATACGCGCTCTTACGTGGCCCGTGTTGAGTCAGGGAGTCTGCTGGCGTCTGAGGACTTCGTGGAGGCATGCGACAGGGAGTTTGGTACCTCGGGATACCTGACGCGGCTGCGTCAACGGTTGGCCGAAGGGGGACACCCACGCTGGTTCGTCCCGTACCTCCAACTGGAGCGGTCGGCTACTGAACTCCTCGACTACTCCAACGCGCTGATCATGGGCATGCTCCAGACCAGTGACTATGCAACGGCGGTCTTCAAGGCCACTCGTCCTAGAGAGTCTGAAGACGAGATCAAGAGCCGCGTGGAGCTGCGCATAAGGCGTCGTGACGTGATGGACCGGACGAGTCCGCCGCTTCTGTGGGTCATCCTGCATGAGTCCTGTCTGAGGACGGTCGTAGGGGGCCCTGAGGTGATGCGGGGACAGATGAGTCAGTTGCTCGTAGACGCTGAGTCACCTCACGTGACGATTCAGGTTCTCCCCTTCAAAGCGGGTGCCCCCGCGTCGTCGTTGCCCTTTACCCTGATCACGCAGGACGGAGAACCAACAGTCCTGTACGGCGAGACACGAGGGCTTGGGCATGTGAATGACTCGGCTACGGCCGTGGCTGAGGCATCGATCACCTATGACCGTCTCAGGGCAGCAGCCCTGTCCCCCAATGACTCGGCGTCCATGATCCG